The Streptomyces sp. Mut1 genome window below encodes:
- a CDS encoding NTP pyrophosphohydrolase, translating into MSAPHALVIIDAANVVGSVPDGWWRDRRAAAERLRDALVRYAADGLPGLPGPVDLVLVVEGRARDVAPVPEVRVEAAPGSGDDRITELAAEAAAQSPPRPCLVVTADRELRRRVEAYGARCAGPRTVRPAR; encoded by the coding sequence ATGTCCGCCCCACACGCCCTGGTGATCATCGACGCCGCCAATGTGGTCGGCTCCGTCCCGGACGGCTGGTGGCGGGACCGGCGGGCCGCGGCCGAGCGGCTGCGGGACGCGCTGGTCCGCTACGCCGCCGACGGCCTGCCCGGTCTGCCCGGCCCCGTCGACCTGGTCCTGGTGGTCGAGGGGCGCGCCCGGGACGTCGCTCCGGTGCCGGAGGTACGGGTGGAGGCGGCGCCGGGCAGCGGTGACGACCGGATCACCGAACTGGCGGCCGAGGCCGCGGCGCAGTCGCCGCCGCGGCCCTGCCTCGTCGTCACCGCCGACCGCGAGCTGCGGCGCCGGGTCGAGGCGTACGGGGCCCGGTGCGCGGGCCCGCGTACGGTACGGCCCGCACGGTGA
- a CDS encoding amino acid permease, whose product MSTQQDLPPSGNRLFRTKTVEQSIRDTEEPEHALKKSLSALDLTVFGVGVIIGTGIFVLTGKVAKETAGPATAIAFVVAGVVCALAALCYAEFASTVPVAGSAYTFSYASLGELVAWIIGWDLVLEFALGTAVVAVGWSGYVRSLLDNAGWHLPDALSGPDVAEGFGFDILAFVLILILTVILVLGMKLSARVTTVVVAVKIAVVLIVIIAGLFFIDTANYSPFIPEAQPQPSGSGLDAPLVQLIFGYAPTNFGVMGIFTAASVVFFAFIGFDVVATAAEETKLPQRDMPRGIMASLFICTALYVAVSIVVTGMQHYTELSVSAPLADAFKAVGHPFYAGVISFGAAVGLTTVCMILLLGQTRVFFAMSRDGLLPRFFSKTHPRFRTPYRPTILLGVLIAVVAGLTSINELATLVNIGTLFAFVVVALGVIVLRRTRPDLHRAFRTPWVPLIPILSVAASVWLMLNLPAETWLRFAVWMVIGVIIYFTYGRKHSRVSRTRA is encoded by the coding sequence GTGAGCACGCAGCAGGACCTGCCCCCCAGCGGGAACAGGCTGTTCCGGACCAAGACGGTCGAACAGTCCATCCGCGACACCGAGGAGCCGGAGCACGCCCTCAAGAAGTCCCTCTCCGCGCTCGACCTCACGGTCTTCGGAGTCGGCGTCATCATCGGCACCGGCATCTTCGTCCTCACCGGGAAGGTCGCCAAGGAGACGGCGGGCCCGGCCACCGCCATCGCCTTCGTCGTCGCCGGCGTCGTCTGCGCCCTGGCCGCCCTCTGCTACGCGGAGTTCGCCTCCACGGTGCCGGTGGCCGGCTCGGCGTACACCTTCTCCTACGCCTCGCTCGGCGAGCTGGTCGCCTGGATCATCGGCTGGGACCTGGTGCTGGAATTCGCGCTGGGCACGGCGGTGGTCGCGGTCGGCTGGTCCGGGTACGTCCGCTCGCTGCTGGACAACGCCGGCTGGCACCTGCCCGACGCGCTGTCCGGACCGGACGTGGCGGAAGGATTCGGCTTCGACATCCTCGCGTTCGTCCTGATCCTGATCCTGACCGTCATCCTGGTGCTGGGCATGAAGCTGTCCGCCCGGGTCACCACGGTGGTCGTCGCCGTGAAGATCGCCGTGGTCCTGATCGTCATCATCGCCGGCCTGTTCTTCATCGACACCGCGAACTACTCGCCGTTCATCCCCGAGGCCCAGCCGCAGCCCTCCGGATCGGGGCTCGACGCCCCGCTGGTCCAGCTGATCTTCGGCTACGCCCCGACGAACTTCGGCGTCATGGGCATCTTCACCGCCGCCTCCGTCGTCTTCTTCGCCTTCATCGGCTTCGACGTCGTGGCCACGGCCGCGGAGGAGACGAAGCTCCCGCAGCGCGACATGCCGCGCGGCATCATGGCCTCGCTGTTCATCTGCACCGCGCTCTACGTCGCCGTGTCGATCGTCGTCACCGGCATGCAGCACTACACCGAGCTGTCCGTCAGCGCCCCGCTGGCCGACGCCTTCAAGGCCGTCGGGCACCCCTTCTACGCGGGCGTCATCAGCTTCGGCGCTGCGGTCGGCCTGACCACGGTCTGCATGATCCTGCTGCTCGGCCAGACCCGGGTGTTCTTCGCGATGAGCCGCGACGGGCTGCTCCCGAGGTTCTTCTCCAAGACGCACCCGCGCTTTCGCACCCCGTACCGCCCGACCATCCTGCTCGGCGTGCTCATCGCCGTCGTCGCCGGTCTGACCAGCATCAACGAGCTGGCGACGCTGGTGAACATCGGCACCCTCTTCGCCTTCGTGGTCGTCGCGCTCGGCGTCATCGTGCTGCGCCGCACCCGCCCGGACCTGCACCGGGCCTTCCGTACCCCGTGGGTGCCGCTGATCCCCATCCTGTCGGTGGCCGCCTCGGTATGGCTGATGCTCAACCTGCCGGCCGAGACCTGGCTGCGGTTCGCGGTCTGGATGGTGATCGGCGTGATCATCTACTTCACGTACGGCCGCAAGCACAGCCGGGTGAGCCGCACCCGCGCGTGA
- a CDS encoding CDP-alcohol phosphatidyltransferase family protein, with the protein MGKLSLRAVQKLTCKKRDAWWTVLLVDPVATRMLIGMAKFKFITPNRVTWSALFVGLGSAYFFLKGDTASLVIGAALYHLSFILDCIDGKLARLKGNGTVFGGWLDYVFDRIRVLFCALALMGGQYLSTHNELYLLAALAVVFLDMLRYVDALQIYKMRMSMRMKIEKVTMERKALEEEQAQRDATAAAAAGAPEQPKVVFIEDLLRENPGVEAEVLKQQSGDVVDLHAQFRNRFPWYTRFRQALLRSRIRPHLISGIEFQMFIFIVAPLIGQILWTTAISAAALGLFELVIMYKFWLSTRDFTRLMEKLATEPSNAGVIAEHLHRGRHRRGGDAGDDDQRDALAQQFPLPERDDDLGFQPYPEPYTPHASDIETQQLRALPYWAESEGSVR; encoded by the coding sequence ATGGGGAAGCTGTCGCTGCGTGCCGTTCAGAAGCTGACATGCAAGAAGCGCGATGCCTGGTGGACCGTTCTACTGGTCGATCCGGTCGCCACGCGCATGCTGATCGGGATGGCCAAGTTCAAGTTCATCACCCCGAACCGGGTCACCTGGTCGGCGCTCTTCGTCGGCCTCGGCTCCGCGTACTTCTTCCTGAAGGGTGACACCGCCTCCCTCGTCATCGGCGCCGCCCTCTACCACCTGAGCTTCATCCTCGACTGCATCGACGGCAAACTCGCCCGCCTCAAGGGCAACGGCACCGTCTTCGGGGGCTGGCTCGACTACGTCTTCGACCGCATCCGGGTCCTCTTCTGCGCGCTCGCCCTGATGGGCGGCCAGTACCTGAGCACCCACAACGAGCTCTACCTCCTCGCCGCCCTGGCCGTCGTCTTCCTCGACATGCTCCGCTACGTCGACGCCCTCCAGATCTACAAGATGCGCATGTCCATGCGCATGAAGATCGAGAAGGTCACGATGGAGCGCAAGGCGCTGGAGGAGGAGCAGGCCCAGCGGGACGCGACAGCCGCCGCCGCGGCCGGCGCGCCCGAGCAGCCCAAGGTGGTCTTCATCGAGGACCTGCTCAGGGAGAACCCCGGCGTCGAGGCCGAGGTGCTCAAGCAGCAGAGCGGCGACGTGGTCGACCTGCACGCGCAGTTCCGCAACCGCTTCCCCTGGTACACCCGGTTCCGCCAGGCCCTGCTGCGCAGCCGCATCAGGCCGCACCTGATCAGCGGCATCGAGTTCCAGATGTTCATCTTCATCGTGGCACCGCTCATCGGCCAGATCCTGTGGACGACCGCGATATCGGCCGCGGCCCTCGGGCTCTTCGAGCTCGTGATCATGTACAAGTTCTGGCTCTCCACCCGTGACTTCACCCGGCTCATGGAGAAGCTCGCCACCGAGCCGTCCAACGCCGGTGTGATCGCCGAGCACCTGCACCGGGGACGCCACCGCAGGGGCGGGGACGCCGGCGACGACGACCAGCGGGACGCCCTCGCCCAGCAGTTCCCGCTCCCCGAGCGGGACGACGACCTCGGCTTCCAGCCGTACCCCGAGCCCTACACCCCGCACGCCTCGGACATCGAGACCCAGCAGCTGCGGGCCCTGCCCTACTGGGCGGAGAGCGAAGGGTCCGTGCGATGA
- a CDS encoding LCP family protein, translating to MTQDATTPGPGSSPEKPRRGRKRVRTRGQRIRRAVLLSVLVLVVAAGGTAYWLYSSLDGNIKGVDIDKALGEDRPEKLPTSGQNLLVLGSDSRAGAENKELGGGVGVSGARSDTALVVHIPEGRSKAVAVSIPRDTLVTRPDCAKADGSTVDGKDRVMFNSVYSQVGPACVVKTVEKMSGVRIDHYLEINFAGFKDLVDAIGGVTVDVKEDIHDKKSGLDLAAGPQRLNGTESLAFVRTRYSVGDGSDLGRIGLQQQFLMALLSEVKKQDLLGSPTSAYKVANSATKSLTTDEGLASLKSLTQFARSMNGVDPDTMETIMLPVAYDKVDPNRVVAAEPQAKTLWKSIREDAAIPESAKKSPATGG from the coding sequence ATGACCCAAGACGCCACCACCCCCGGCCCGGGGAGTTCCCCGGAGAAACCCCGCCGCGGGCGCAAGCGCGTTCGGACACGGGGCCAGCGCATACGCCGGGCCGTCCTGCTGTCGGTCCTGGTGCTCGTCGTCGCCGCCGGCGGAACGGCCTACTGGCTCTACAGCAGCCTCGACGGGAACATCAAGGGCGTCGACATCGACAAGGCCCTGGGCGAGGACCGCCCCGAGAAGCTCCCCACCAGCGGGCAGAACCTCCTGGTCCTCGGCTCGGACTCGCGGGCCGGCGCGGAGAACAAGGAGCTGGGCGGCGGCGTCGGGGTCAGCGGGGCCCGGTCGGACACCGCGCTGGTCGTGCACATCCCCGAGGGCCGCAGCAAGGCCGTCGCCGTGTCCATCCCGCGCGACACCCTGGTGACCCGGCCCGACTGCGCCAAGGCCGACGGCTCGACGGTCGACGGCAAGGACCGTGTGATGTTCAACTCCGTCTACTCACAGGTCGGTCCGGCCTGCGTGGTCAAGACGGTCGAGAAGATGTCCGGTGTGCGCATCGACCACTACCTGGAGATCAACTTCGCCGGGTTCAAGGACCTCGTGGACGCCATCGGCGGTGTGACCGTCGACGTCAAGGAGGACATCCACGACAAGAAGTCCGGACTCGACCTGGCCGCCGGACCGCAGCGGCTCAACGGCACCGAGTCCCTGGCCTTCGTCCGCACCCGTTACAGCGTCGGCGACGGCAGCGACCTCGGCCGCATCGGGCTCCAGCAGCAGTTCCTCATGGCCCTCCTCAGCGAGGTCAAGAAGCAGGACCTGCTGGGCAGTCCGACGAGCGCGTACAAGGTCGCCAACTCGGCCACCAAGTCTCTGACCACCGACGAGGGCCTGGCCTCCCTCAAGTCCCTCACGCAGTTCGCCCGTTCGATGAACGGGGTCGACCCGGACACGATGGAGACGATCATGCTCCCCGTGGCCTACGACAAGGTCGACCCCAACCGGGTCGTGGCCGCCGAGCCGCAGGCCAAGACGCTGTGGAAGTCGATCCGCGAGGACGCCGCCATCCCCGAGTCGGCCAAGAAGTCGCCCGCCACGGGTGGCTGA